The Coffea arabica cultivar ET-39 chromosome 1e, Coffea Arabica ET-39 HiFi, whole genome shotgun sequence genome has a window encoding:
- the LOC140016723 gene encoding uncharacterized protein: MSSVPETSERSAMVTSPDFTALGAQLSEMLGKFNELSVEMAAQRRVINQLVASNSGGGVPNDQEPIDNHPPAQDYQPPHTSNTQTPFFPPFVNPLENTFARLNSDFSYMHPNYVLVNPTSSQIPQTHPQTNLNIPPNPQGPHHHTAEPFVLDTASQGKAAMEEQPTPVDKDLLRRLDRFDDFMKKNQGLSRHGGLDYDELCLFPDIQLPLGFKTPKFSKYDGTGNSKTHLKMFANKLGKPVDDESLPMRLFPESLEGDALDWYSNLKSEEVKTWLDLSTAFVKQYEFNCELAPTRTTLEGTKRKPSEDHKTYAKRWRKLAAKVEPPMTEEEIVRTFIKAHDPPYFEEIFRMTGSSFAAIINKLEEYDEFVKAGKIVNVSALKLQLDALQNQSNNGKKPTFKKKEGETAFIWDQGPSFRPRNHPTYSFPHPYYTNSQPVYHTTTQFHHSRPNHLNTSPLPPTPQPVFQNHTRPIYHSRPTLQNNNPPQNPFQTNGVQTQKQFRTFTNLGRPIDQLYEQLKAAGKIGTVPPKLYPKGIPPGYDTQAICAYHSGSPGHTTGNCWTLKHKIQDMIDSGDILLKRKGEQGPNVSKNPLPEYGSTVGVIIADGDFIDPTQYIVDETEAFGVMEADHARMRKLSSEKSMANDNVEDKLKSFVFEKEEPFIMERGVSEVDKSPFILDLPSFEWDISEPVILEFSEQMPVNNLQEVPWNYEESILLVGDKKCLKEEVSTITSSGRIMKNSDIDVQSRVKVKSPTPKPRVSENEAVDFLKMLKRSEYKIVEQLDKMPTQISFLNLLLTSELHREALLKILNEAQVPKDIPVDKFSNIVGNVLAANHIAFSDDNLTAEGIGHNRALYISVRCNGKLLPRV, translated from the coding sequence atgagttcagtACCAGAAACTTCGGAAAGATCTGCTATGGTTACATCACCGGACTTCACAGCATTGGGAGCGCAATTAAGCGAGATGCTTGGCAAGTTCAATGAGTTAAGTGTTGAAATGGCCGCACAAAGGCGTGTAATTAATCAGTTGGTCGCTAGCAACAGTGGTGGTGGTGTCCCAAACGACCAAGAACCTATCGATAATCACCCACCTGCACAAGACTATCAACCACCCCACACATCCAATACCCAAACACCTTTCTTTCCTCCTTTCGTTAACCCTCTTGAAAATACCTTTGCCCGATTAAATTCAGACTTTTCCTATATGCATCCAAATTATGTATTGGTAAACCCAACCAGTAGTCAAATCCCTCAAACCCATCCACAAACCAATCTGAACATTCCCCCCAACCCTCAGGGGCCCCACCACCATACTGCAGAGCCTTTTGTACTGGATACTGCATCTCAAGGGAAGGCGGCGATGGAAGAACAACCTACGCCCGTTGATAAAGATCTGTTAAGAAGGTTGGACCGATTCGATGACTTTATGAAAAAGAATCAAGGTTTGAGCAGGCATGGTGGTTTGGACTACGATGAATTATGTCTTTTCCCGGATATTCAGCTACCGTTGGgattcaaaacccctaaattcaGCAAGTATGATGGAACTGGAAATTCTAAGACGCACCTCAaaatgtttgccaacaagttaggTAAACCTGTGGATGATGAGAGTTTGCCTATGCGTCTATTTCCGGAAAGTTTGGAGGGAGATGCTCTAGAttggtattcaaatttgaaGTCTGAAGAGGTCAAAACCTGGTTGGATTTGTCAACAGCCTTTGTGAAGCAATATGAGTTTAATTGTGAATTGGCGCCAACACGAACGACACTGGAGGGTACAAAAAGAAAACCATCGGAAGATCACAAGACCTATGCAAAGCGATGGAGAAAGTTAGCTGCCAAAGTGGAGCCTCCTATGACTGAGGAGGAGATTGTTCGTACTTTCATCAAAGCTCACGATCCACCCTACTTTGAAGAGATCTTTCGGATGACTGGAAGTTCATTTGCTGCCATTATTAACAAGTTGGAGGAATACGATGAATTTGTCAAGGcagggaagattgttaatgtgtctgcatTAAAGTTGCAATTAGATGCTCTACAAAATCAAAGCAACAATGGGAAAAAACCCacattcaagaagaaagaaggagaaacTGCTTTTATATGGGATCAGGGCCCGTCTTTCAGACCCAGAAACCATCCCACCTATTCTTTTCCTCACCCGTATTACACCAATTCTCAACCAGTCTACCACACCACTACCCAATTCCATCATTCCCGACCAAATCACTTGAATACCTCACCGTTACCTCCAACCCCACAACCCGTTTTTCAAAATCACACTCGTCCCATTTACCATTCCAGACCaaccctgcaaaataataacccTCCTCAAAATCCTTTTCAAACCAATGGAGTTCAAACCCAGAAACAATTTCGAACTTTCACTAACTTGGGCCGACCAATTGATCAATTATATGAGCAGTTAAAAGCAGCTGGAAAAATTGGCACCGTTCCTCCCAAACTTTATCCCAAAGGCATTCCTCCAGGTTATGATACGCAAGCAatttgtgcttatcattctggaaGTCCAGGTCATACCACTGGCAATTGTTGGACTCTAAAACATAAGATTCAGGACATGATTGACTCTGGAGACATCCttctcaaaagaaaaggagaacaaGGACCGAATGTCAGTAAGAATCCTTTACCTGAGTATGGGAGTACGGTGGGAGTTATCATCGCTGATGGAGATTTTATCGATCCCACTCAGTACATTGTGGATGAAACTGAGGCGTTTGGCGTAATGGAAGCTGACCACGCCAGAATGAGAAAATTGTCTTCTGAAAAGTCCATGGCCAACGATAATGTTGAGGATAAACTGAagtcttttgtatttgaaaaagAGGAGCCATTTATAATGGAAAGGGGAGTTTCTGAGGTTGACAAATCTCCTTTTATTCTGGATCTACCATCTTTTGAATGGGATATATCAGAGCCTGTCATTCTGGAATTTTCGGAACAAATGCCTGTCAATAACCTGCAAGAGGTGCCATGGAACTACGAGGAATCTATTCTGTTGGTTGGAGATAAAAAATGCTTAAAGGAAGAGGTATCTACCATTACCTCGTCTGGGAGAATTATGAAAAATTCCGATATTGATGTTCAGTCTAGGGTCAAGGTTAAATCTCCGACACCCAAGCCTCGTGTGTCTGAAAATGAAGCTGTAGATTTTCTGAAGATGCTGAAGAGAAGTGAATACAAAATAGTGGAGCAGTTGGATAAGATGCCTACTCAGATttcttttctgaatcttctcttgaCCTCCGAGCTACATAGAGAAGCATTGCTTAAAATTCTGAACGAAGCTCAAGTCCCTAAAGATATTCCGGTGGATAAATTTTCTAACATCGTGGGGAATGTACTTGCTGCTAATCATATTGCCTTCTCCGATGATAATCTAACTGCAGAAGGGATCGGGCATAACAGAGCCTTGTATATATCAGTTCGCTGCAATGGAAAGCTGTTGCCGAGGGTTTAA